One Candidatus Methylomirabilota bacterium genomic window carries:
- a CDS encoding 50S ribosomal protein L1 — translation AGKIEFRVDKSGIVHAPIGKKSFGADALEQNLQAFMEAIVRAKPPAAKGHYIRSVTVSSTMGPGVPLDPAVFA, via the coding sequence GGCGGGGAAGATCGAGTTCCGGGTGGACAAGAGCGGGATCGTCCACGCCCCGATCGGCAAGAAGTCGTTCGGCGCGGACGCGCTCGAGCAGAACCTGCAAGCGTTCATGGAGGCGATCGTGCGGGCCAAGCCGCCGGCGGCGAAGGGCCACTACATCCGGTCGGTGACCGTCTCGAGCACGATGGGGCCCGGCGTGCCGCTGGATCCGGCGGTGTTCGCATGA